From the Saccharomyces paradoxus chromosome V, complete sequence genome, the window gaaatatcTTGTCATTTCATGAGGTTAAgcactttgaaaaaatgttaaaGGGTGATGCTGATGCGAATAGGGATAATACACCTAAGGAATCTATGACTAGTGTGATTTCTGATTCGATCAAGTTGTCTGAAGCAGAGTTTGCCTATCTATCTCAATATATCTCACCTGAACATTTAAGCTCAAAAggtattgaaaaattacaaaggcaatttgttgaaaactCTTCTCTACAGATTGAGTCGTTTTTAAATGACAACAAATCCcaaatgttgaagaaagttatcaaacaaaaagaattgGAGCAGGAATGTCCTTATCATTCAAAGGATGTGAAGGCTCCGTGGAAAACAGCTATTCCTCCACATAAAGCCCGTTATTTGTATATCGACGGTAAGGAATACCGTAATTTTCAAACAGAAGCTGATATTCTTGAGGCGTTAAATAACAATGATTTGCCAAACTTTCAGTTTACCAAGGACGCAATCAAAATTATCTCCGATGCTTCCGGCAATAGTAGGGAAAACAATTTTGATGCTGAATTGGCATTGATTGACCTAGCTACATTTCACAAAAGCacaattttcaagaaatatCTAGCACTGCTGACTTCTTTGTGCCCAGTCAGTGAACAAGTTCTTATTAGAAGGTTTAGGCCAGGAATGGATTTCACTTTGGCCACCAAATGTCGCTTCAATGAACTTTTAAAAAGTAACTCAGATATCCTCGATGCTGTCTTGGAAGGTACCCTGTGTTTGACACCTTCTGCTGGTTGGGAGTCAGGAGAGCTTGGTGGTTACGAATTGTACATGATGGACGACGAGGAAGATACTAAGCAGTACTTAAAGGAAGACGTTGAAGATGCTTCTGTTTATCGTGCCGATGACAGTGGTGATTCGGTTTTAATTAATGATCCGCCTGCTTGGAATACTTTTAACCTAGTTTTGAGAGATGAAAGTGTTTTGGAATTTGTTAAGTACGTCAGTTGGAGTGCTAAATCTAGTAGATGGGACGTCAAAATGAAATGGGATGTCAAATCATGTGACGAAGATGATCAGGAAGATGAAGCTTAAACGGCTGACGTATATTTTTAAGCCAATAGCAGCTTAGTATATTTGATTATGAAGTTGTATAAtagaagtgaaaaagttattttctgaaaatttaTTTCTGCTAATGTCAGCACATATCACTGGCgtgaatattattacagTAATCGTAGTTAAAACAAGTAAAGCAGATCAAACGTTTCATATAAAGGGAGCATAAGAATAAATGTAGGTCTTGTCTAAGATGTAATTGCGATTCTTTTTTACACATTGTATATTTACAGACACGAACTATGAAGAGGCCTTATTGAccttattcttttcatgcGGAGAGGCATTGTTGCGGTACAGCTCACATTAATCCTATTGCCTGGCACCGTCTAATGGCTTTCGATAGTCTCCTTTGATTCTTTGCAGATAAGCCCGTGATATCCCTGTGCTGGATTCTTCCCGTGGAGGTGACGTACCTTGAAAGTATTCTTGGTCTTGCGTAAAACTCTAGTGGATTTGCACCGGATTTGATTATATCGTTCCTGTTTGCGCTCTTATTTGCCTGATATTTTCTATCCAAATGGATTCGGCCCatagaaaaatcaaatggATCGTAAATAGTACCTTTGGGAAGTTTTTTAGAGAGAGACtgatcaatttttttggtttgttGCGTCCTCGCCATTTCAATGTTGACactcttcttttctttgacaCCAAAGTTGTACAGGGCACGTTTAAACGTGCAGTTTACTGATCTCTTGACGATAAGTTGCATACCATTTTGGATTTTCATCCCTGTAGTGGCATTCATCTTGAACATTCGCAGTTTTTTGTAGATCCCCAACCTTTAGTGAGATACTTTATCGTAAGTAGTTAACTCATATTTAAGTATGTATGGCAATcccagttttttttttattcaacCCGTTACCCTACAACATAATTGAAAGGCATTACAAAACAACACACTAAAACTGATGACTGCAAAGGGTTAAAAGATATCTCCATATGTCAGATAGCTGATTTGTTATGTTGTAATGCAAGATCCCAATATTTGCACGCATTGCCAGTTAGAGGAGAATCCAGGCGCATTAACTTGGGTGAAGTGTGATAGTTGCCCGCAATGGGTACACATGAAATGCGTGCCTTTGAAATGCATTCACTATTCAAATTTTACAAGTTCTGAAGCTCTCTCTTATCCAAGCTCTACGAAGGAAATCAAGGCTTACCGGTGTCCTAATCataaggaagaagaatatcTTACCGCATCCGCCCTCACTTCACATAAAGGAAAGCGGCGAAGGAATAATGAAAACACTGAAGATAGGCATGCAAGTAAGCGATATAATTTCAGGAACAATAAATTACTTGACTATATTGCTTTGAATGAGGGTGAAGCAAAAAGGGATAAAATGAATCACCCTCATAAGGATAGTTTTATGAAATCTTTTGAGAAGTGGAAAAATAGCTCAAACATCATGAATGCTGCCGACTTTGCCGCCaaatttgatgatataAATATGCCGTACAAGATCAGCGATCCGCTAAATAGTGGTGTATATGTGCCGAAGGTGGGAACAAATAATGGATGCTTAACTGTTAATTATATCACGGAAATAATGGGCGAGGATTATCATGTTGACGTAATGGATGTTCAATCACAAATGAATGAAAACTGGACCTTGGGTTCTTGGAATGAATATTTTACAAACACTGAACCAGATAAGAGGGATCGAATAAGGAATGTTATATCATTAGAAGTCTCCAATGTTGAGGCTCTGGAACTGGATAGGCCCGCCGTAGTTAGGCAGAATGATCTTGTTGATCAAATTTGGAGTTTTAATGGAGGTTTAGGACGATCTGATGAG encodes:
- the TPA1 gene encoding oxidative DNA demethylase (Fe(II)/2-oxoglutarate-dependent dioxygenase family member~similar to YER049W), translating into MKRKTAEVKGEKERNSKQISLEEDKIKGLFNPKIWDKTFQDGLKKEIENSQPYNWGTIHELINDDLLRAVRKEIETEIHFTKKETDIYRVNQSGDLANLSGLDWDDLSRLPNLFKLRQILYSKQYRDFFGYITKAGKLSGSKTDMSINTYTKGCHLLTHDDVIGSRRISFILYLPDPDRKWKSHYGGGLRLFPSILPNVPHSDPSAKLVPQFNQIAFFKVLPGFSFHDVEEVKVDKHRLSIQGWYHIPQVGEEGYIPGEEEAWVRNNTSTLAQIESNVLEDFEFPKDERNILSFHEVKHFEKMLKGDADANRDNTPKESMTSVISDSIKLSEAEFAYLSQYISPEHLSSKGIEKLQRQFVENSSLQIESFLNDNKSQMLKKVIKQKELEQECPYHSKDVKAPWKTAIPPHKARYLYIDGKEYRNFQTEADILEALNNNDLPNFQFTKDAIKIISDASGNSRENNFDAELALIDLATFHKSTIFKKYLALLTSLCPVSEQVLIRRFRPGMDFTLATKCRFNELLKSNSDILDAVLEGTLCLTPSAGWESGELGGYELYMMDDEEDTKQYLKEDVEDASVYRADDSGDSVLINDPPAWNTFNLVLRDESVLEFVKYVSWSAKSSRWDVKMKWDVKSCDEDDQEDEA
- the RSM18 gene encoding mitochondrial 37S ribosomal protein bS18m (Mitochondrial ribosomal protein of the small subunit~similar to YER050C), which gives rise to MNATTGMKIQNGMQLIVKRSVNCTFKRALYNFGVKEKKSVNIEMARTQQTKKIDQSLSKKLPKGTIYDPFDFSMGRIHLDRKYQANKSANRNDIIKSGANPLEFYARPRILSRYVTSTGRIQHRDITGLSAKNQRRLSKAIRRCQAIGLM
- the JHD1 gene encoding [Histone H3]-lysine-36 demethylase (JmjC domain family histone demethylase specific for H3-K36~similar to YER051W); translation: MQDPNICTHCQLEENPGALTWVKCDSCPQWVHMKCVPLKCIHYSNFTSSEALSYPSSTKEIKAYRCPNHKEEEYLTASALTSHKGKRRRNNENTEDRHASKRYNFRNNKLLDYIALNEGEAKRDKMNHPHKDSFMKSFEKWKNSSNIMNAADFAAKFDDINMPYKISDPLNSGVYVPKVGTNNGCLTVNYITEIMGEDYHVDVMDVQSQMNENWTLGSWNEYFTNTEPDKRDRIRNVISLEVSNVEALELDRPAVVRQNDLVDQIWSFNGGLGRSDEEKVEENDPRPKVTKYILMSVKDAYTDFHLDFAGTSVYYNVISGRKKFLLFPPTQSNVAKYIEWSLKEYQNSVFLGDVLEDGIAMELDAGDLFMIPAGYIHAVYTPVDSLIFGGNFLSIRDLETHLKIVEIEKLTKVPKRFTFPKFNQVIGKLCEYLVFNKNKIAGNGSERDMFAKCTNSSIKSLYAYLTKPEVKYKPLSFTSKKLLAKALADLIS